The DNA sequence ACAGCTGCTGTATGTACGGTTCGCTCATACGGTCTCCAAATATGCCGGTTGTGCATCCGGTTTTGTAAAAAAGGAATGGTACGGCAAAACCGCCTTCGGGTCAATGCCGCCCGGCACAATCCGGATTTTACTTTCTCCGGAAGGCGGCGAGAAACTCGCGGTTTCCCTTTGTGCCTTCGATGGGGGAATCGATATGGCCGATGGCGGCAAGGCCGAGGCCGCTCCCCAGCGCGAGGATTTTATCCACCACGCGTTGATGCACCTTGGGGTCGCGCACGATGCCGCCGCTTCCCACCTCTTCGCGCCCCGCCTCAAACTGCGGCTTCACCAGCGCGATGCAGACGCCGCCGGGGGCCAGAACCGCAACGGCGGGGGGGAGGATCAGCTCCAGCGAGATGAACGACACGTCGACGGCGATGATGTCGAACGGCCCGCCCACATCCTCCGGCCTCAGGTTGCGCGCGTTGTATTCCTCGATGACGGTTACGCGCGGGTCGTTCCGCAGTTTCCAGTCGATCTGGTTTTTTCCCACATCCACAGCCACCACTTTCGCCGCGCCGCGTTGCAACAGGCAGTCGGTGAAGCCGCCGGTGGACGCGCCGATGTCCAGCGCGGTTTTTCCCGCCGGGTCGATGTGGAATGCGTCCAGCGCCGCCGCGAGCTTCAGTCCGCCGCGTCCCACATAGGGGTGGTCTTTCCCCTTCACTTCGATAACGGCGTCGTCCGCCACCGCCTCGCCGGCCTTTTCGGCTTTCCGGCCGTCGACGAAGATGTTGCCGGAGAGGATGAACGACTGTCCCCGCGCGCGGGTGGGGGCGAGACCCCGCTCAACCAGCAGCAGGTCGAGACGTTTTTTTTTCAGAGCCATTCTTTAATGCCGATCGGATGTCAACATGGAGTAATTCCGGGAAAAAGAATTCCTCCCCTTTTAAAGGGGAGGAGCAGGAGGGGTTTTAAAAAACCTCCCCTGTATCCCCTCCTTGAAAAGGAGGGGAGGCAAATGGAAACCGGCATCATTATCATATCTATGGCATCCGATTGGTATAAGGGAGGGGCGCCGTCAGGGGCGGCGGATTTCGGATTCCTTTTTGAAGATGAACTTTTCGAGGTCGTTGGGCGCCTTGAACAGTTCGAGTGCTTTTTGGGCGATGCCTTTGGCGTCCAGCCCGAAGCGGCTGCGGGCGCTCTCCTGCGTGCTTTGCTCGACGAAGCGGTCCGGGATGCCCATCGCCGCGCCGATGATGTTGCCAAGCCCTTCCTTGCGCAGTTCCTCGAACACCGCGCCGCCAAAGCCGCCCGCCAGCGCGTTTTCCTCCACCGTGATAATGTGGCCGCAACGTTTGGCCCACGCGCCGATGAGCGCGGTATCAATCGGCTTGGCATAGCGGGCGTTTATCACCGCCACCGAAACGCCGTCTTTGGCGAGCATGTTGGCCGCCTCCACCGCTTCATGCACCATGTTGCCGATGGCGCAGATGAGCAGGTCGTTTCCTTCGCGCAGCAGTTCGGCCTTGCCGATGCCTATTTCGTTGTACCCCTGATCCAGCGGCACGCCCAGCGCGTTGCCGCGCGGATAGCGCAGCGCCACCGGGCCGTTGTGGTTCACGGCGGTGAAAAGCATGTGGCGCAGCTCGTTTTCGTCTTTCGGGGCCATCACCACCATGTTCGGCACGATCCGCATGAAGGAGAGGTCGAATGCCCCCTGATGGGTGGTGCCGTCGTCCCCCACGATGCCGCCGCGGTCCAGCGCGAAGACGACCGGCAGGTTCATGTTGCAGACATCGTGTATCACCTGGTCGTAGGCGCGCTGCATGAAGGTGGAATAGATGGCGACGACGGGCCGGTATCCTTCGGCGGCCAGCGCGCCGGCGAAGGTGACGGCGTGCTGTTCCGCGATACCCACGTCGAAGGAGCGTTCGGGGAATTTTTGCATGAATTCCACCATGCCGGTGCCGTCCGGCATCGCGGCGGTGATGCCGACCAGCTTCGGCATCATGCCGCCCAGTTCCACCATCGTTTTGCCGAAGACGGCGGTGTAGGTGAGCGCGGGAGGGGCGGTTTTTTTGCCGGTGGCGACGACGAACGGCGAGGTGCCGTGGAACGGCCCCGATTTTTCCTCGGCGGGAACATACCCTTTCCCCTTGCGGGTCACCACGTGGATGAGCCGCGGTCCCTCCAGCTTTTTCACGCTTTCCAACGTCTCGATGAGGAACGGCAGGTTGTGCCCGTCTATCGGCCCGAAGTATTTGAACCCGAGGTCTTCAAACAGGCGGCCGGGGGCCAGCACGTTTTTCACCATCGATTTCAGCCCCTCCTCCACCGAGTGGGCCAGCAGCTGCACCGTGTGCCCCACGCGCGGGATTTTTTCCAGCAGGCCGTCGACGTCTTTCACCATGCGGTTGTATATCTCGCCGCTGATGATGCGGTTGAGGTGCTTGGAGAGCGCCCCCACGTTGGGCGATATCGACATCTCGTTGTCGTTCAGAATGACGATGAGGTTGGTTTTGTGCGCGCCGGCGTTGTTCAGCCCCTCGAAGGAGAGGCCGCTGGTCATGCTGCCGTCGCCGATCACCGCCAGCACGTCGTGCTTTTGGCCGCTGAGGTCGCGCGCGGTGGCAAGGCCCAGCGCCGCCGATATGGAGGTGCCGGCGTGGCCGGTGTCGAAATGGTCGTACACCGGGCTTTCCGCGCGGCGCGGGAAGCCGGAGATGCCCCCCTCCTGCCGCAACGTGTGAAATTTGTCGAACCGGCCGGTGAGCAGCTTGTGCGTGTAGCACTGGTGCCCCACGTCCCAGACTATTTTGTCGTTAGCGAAATCAAATACCCGGTTGAGCGCGATGGTCAGCTCCACCACCCCCAGGTTCGGCGAAAGATGCCCGCCGGTGGCGGCCACCGTCTCGATGATTTTTTGGCGGACCTCGGCGGCCAGTTCGGCGAGCTCCGCTTCCGAAAGTTTTTTAAGCTCGGCGGGGTTTTTCAGGTTCGGCAGTATCCGCATGTTCATTTTGTCCTCGCGCCGATATACACGGCCAGTTCTTTGAGGAATCGGGTATCCCCCTTCACCGGGGCCAGCGCCGTCACCGCCTCGTCGATCAGCCTGAACCCGTATTTTTTCGATTCCTCCAAGCCCATCAGCTTGGGATAGGTGGTCTTCTTCTTTTTTTCGTCGCCGCCGACGTTCTTGCCCATCTCTTTGGCGTTTCCCACCACGTCGAGGATGTCGTCAAACACCTGGAAGGCGTGGCCGATTTTTTTGCCGTAAGCCAGCATGGCGGCGGCGGTGGCATCGTCCGCCCCGCCCAGCAGCGCGCCGGTTTCCGCCGCGGCGGCTATCATCGTGCCGGTCTTGTGGCGGTGGATGTATTCCAGCGTTTTCAAATCGGCGTCCTTATTCTCGTTTTCCATATCGGCCTGCTGGCCGCCGACGGTACCCTCGGCGCCGACCGCTTTGGCCACCGTGCGGGCCACCCGCACCATCACGGCGGGATCCAGCTTCGTCCCGTGCGGCTGCTCCGCCGTCAGCTCGAAGGCGAGCGTCAGCAGTCCGTCGCCGGCGAGGATGGCGGTGGCCTCGCCGAACTTGATGTGGTTCGTCGGCATGCCGCGGCGCAGCGCGTCGTTATCCATCGCGGGCAGGTCGTCGTGTATCAGCGTGTAGGTGTGGATGATCTCGAACGCGGCCGCGGTGGGCAGCGCCGCCGCGCGGTTCCCGCCGGCCGCCTCGCATGCGGCGAGGCAGAGCACGGGCCGCAGCCGTTTGCCGCCGGCGTTGACGGAGTACTCCATCGATTCCATCAGCCGCGCCGGCACGCCGCCGCGCCGCGCGTCGAAAACCCGTTTCAGTTCGCGTTCGGTTTCGGCGCGGAGCGCTTCAAAATGGGAGTTCATCCTGGTCCGCTTCCTCCGGTTTGCCTTCGTCCAGCGGTTCGGTTGTCAGGTTCCCCTTTTGATCCTTCACCAGCTTTTCGATTTTCTTTTCGGCCTGCTCGAGATGCGTGTGGCATACGCGGGCCATTTTTATCCCTTCCTCGAACACCTTGAGCGATTTTTCCAGTTCAAGGTTACCCCCTTCCAACTCTTCCACAATCTGTTCGAGCCGTTCGAGCGCTTTTTCAAATTTGATTTTTTCTTCAGCCATTTTTCGATTATAGCCCAAAAGGAGGGGAGAAACCCAGCCACAAGCGGGGAAGCCTCCGGCGTCCCAGCGATCAGTTTCCACTCAAACAAAAAATGGGGGAGGGGGCCGCGGATGCCAACGAAAAACGGGGGCAATGCCGCGGCGCGGCAAAAATAATAATGTATTTGCGCCGTTAAAACAACGAGATGTATGCGGCTTCTTAACTTGGCACATCATTTGCTCGTTCACTGTTTCAAATAGGGGAAACAAGCTATATGTACACAAGATATTTTGGGCTGAATGAGAAACCGTTCAACCTGACGCCCGACCCCAAATTTCTTTATTTGGGGGCGTGCCACAAGGAGAGTTACGCGCAGCTTCTTTACAGCGTCAAGGAGCATGTCGGCTTTATGGCGCTTGTCGGCGAGGTGGGAACCGGAAAAACCACCATCTGCCGCTCGTTTTTGGGACAACTTCCCGAAACATGCAGCGTGGCTTTCATCTTCAACCCGAATCTTGACGACATCGAACTG is a window from the Nitrospinota bacterium genome containing:
- a CDS encoding TlyA family RNA methyltransferase, whose amino-acid sequence is MALKKKRLDLLLVERGLAPTRARGQSFILSGNIFVDGRKAEKAGEAVADDAVIEVKGKDHPYVGRGGLKLAAALDAFHIDPAGKTALDIGASTGGFTDCLLQRGAAKVVAVDVGKNQIDWKLRNDPRVTVIEEYNARNLRPEDVGGPFDIIAVDVSFISLELILPPAVAVLAPGGVCIALVKPQFEAGREEVGSGGIVRDPKVHQRVVDKILALGSGLGLAAIGHIDSPIEGTKGNREFLAAFRRK
- a CDS encoding polyprenyl synthetase family protein, with the translated sequence MNSHFEALRAETERELKRVFDARRGGVPARLMESMEYSVNAGGKRLRPVLCLAACEAAGGNRAAALPTAAAFEIIHTYTLIHDDLPAMDNDALRRGMPTNHIKFGEATAILAGDGLLTLAFELTAEQPHGTKLDPAVMVRVARTVAKAVGAEGTVGGQQADMENENKDADLKTLEYIHRHKTGTMIAAAAETGALLGGADDATAAAMLAYGKKIGHAFQVFDDILDVVGNAKEMGKNVGGDEKKKKTTYPKLMGLEESKKYGFRLIDEAVTALAPVKGDTRFLKELAVYIGARTK
- a CDS encoding 1-deoxy-D-xylulose-5-phosphate synthase — its product is MRILPNLKNPAELKKLSEAELAELAAEVRQKIIETVAATGGHLSPNLGVVELTIALNRVFDFANDKIVWDVGHQCYTHKLLTGRFDKFHTLRQEGGISGFPRRAESPVYDHFDTGHAGTSISAALGLATARDLSGQKHDVLAVIGDGSMTSGLSFEGLNNAGAHKTNLIVILNDNEMSISPNVGALSKHLNRIISGEIYNRMVKDVDGLLEKIPRVGHTVQLLAHSVEEGLKSMVKNVLAPGRLFEDLGFKYFGPIDGHNLPFLIETLESVKKLEGPRLIHVVTRKGKGYVPAEEKSGPFHGTSPFVVATGKKTAPPALTYTAVFGKTMVELGGMMPKLVGITAAMPDGTGMVEFMQKFPERSFDVGIAEQHAVTFAGALAAEGYRPVVAIYSTFMQRAYDQVIHDVCNMNLPVVFALDRGGIVGDDGTTHQGAFDLSFMRIVPNMVVMAPKDENELRHMLFTAVNHNGPVALRYPRGNALGVPLDQGYNEIGIGKAELLREGNDLLICAIGNMVHEAVEAANMLAKDGVSVAVINARYAKPIDTALIGAWAKRCGHIITVEENALAGGFGGAVFEELRKEGLGNIIGAAMGIPDRFVEQSTQESARSRFGLDAKGIAQKALELFKAPNDLEKFIFKKESEIRRP
- a CDS encoding exodeoxyribonuclease VII small subunit, translated to MAEEKIKFEKALERLEQIVEELEGGNLELEKSLKVFEEGIKMARVCHTHLEQAEKKIEKLVKDQKGNLTTEPLDEGKPEEADQDELPF